A window from Musa acuminata AAA Group cultivar baxijiao chromosome BXJ3-10, Cavendish_Baxijiao_AAA, whole genome shotgun sequence encodes these proteins:
- the LOC135650907 gene encoding protein FEZ-like, translating into MDERSDMEKGDDIMLPGFRFHPTDEELVGFYLNRKIQQKPPSIELIRQLDIYKYDPWDLPELATTTGEKEWYFYCPRDRKYKNSARPNRVTGAGFWKATGTDRPIYSSEGNKCIGLKKSLVFYRGRAAKGIKTEWMMHEFRLPSLAHKNISINDSWTICRIFKKPNTVAHRAAPPPSWVSPVPDPNGAADLFSILRTAHSTQLSSEMLRHPLESSCYKPELPNAQVAPTSFMFSPEHMQIPSKSAMDVTSMLLNASPSIVGDVEEPLTSIDFGQQPMRSTASLANGEEGKICSLENSQWGFSLLPTISGEPNLAWESPPYLCEISPN; encoded by the exons ATGGATGAGAGAAGTGATATGGAGAAGGGAGATGACATTATGCTGCCAGGGTTTAGGTTTCACCCCACAGATGAAGAGTTAGTAGGCTTCTACTTGAACAGGAAGATCCAGCAGAAACCTCCATCTATTGAACTTATCAGGCAGCTCGACATCTACAAATATGATCCATGGGATCTTCCAG AGCTGGCGACGACAACAGGAGAAAAGGAATGGTACTTCTACTGCCCGAGGGATCGAAAGTACAAGAACAGTGCAAGGCCAAACAGAGTCACAGGAGCTGGATTCTGGAAGGCCACAGGCACGGACAGGCCAATCTACTCTTCTGAAGGAAATAAGTGCATAGGTCTCAAGAAATCGCTCGTTTTCTACAGAGGCAGAGCTGCCAAAGGGATCAAAACAGAATGGATGATGCATGAGTTCAGACTACCTTCCCTTGCTCACAAAAATATTTCGATCAAC GATTCATGGACAATATGTAGGATATTCAAGAAGCCTAACACCGTGGCACATAGAGCAGCACCGCCTCCTTCCTGGGTGTCCCCGGTGCCCGATCCCAATGGAGCAGCAGACCTGTTCTCCATCTTAAGGACTGCACATAGCACCCAGCTGAGTTCAGAGATGCTCCGTCATCCACTTGAATCCTCCTGCTACAAGCCGGAGCTTCCCAATGCACAAGTTGCACCCACCAGCTTCATGTTCTCCCCAGAACACATGCAAATACCATCCAAGTCCGCCATGGACGTCACCTCGATGCTTCTCAATGCATCACCATCGATTGTGGGTGACGTTGAGGAACCCTTGACGAGCATAGACTTCGGACAACAGCCGATGAGAAGCACGGCAAGTCTGGCAAACGGAGAAGAAGGTAAAATATGCAGTCTTGAGAACAGTCAGTGGGGCTTCAGCCTGCTGCCAACCATTTCCGGGGAGCCCAACTTGGCATGGGAGTCTCCTCCTTACCTCTGTGAGATCTCACCAAACTAA
- the LOC104000419 gene encoding probable CDP-diacylglycerol--inositol 3-phosphatidyltransferase 2, producing MAQPSNQKTVSVYFYIPNIIGYIRVIMNCVAFALCYYQKTLFTILYFVSFCCDALDGWLARKFNQVSTFGAVLDMVTDRVSTACLLAVLSQLYRPGLIFLALLGLDIASHWLQMYSSFLSGKTSHKDVKDSTNWLFKLYYGNRMFMAFCCVGSEVLYIILYVLADEKYESLFEVYAYALGQKSLLSLLFLLASIGCAIKQVVNVIQMKSAADACVYHDMKRST from the exons ATGGCACAGCCATCAAATCAAAAGACAGTATCGGTGTATTTTTATATTCCCAATATTATTG GATATATAAGAGTCATCATGAATTGTGTGGCATTTGCTCTTTGTTATTATCAGAAGACTCTCTTTACCATTCTCTACTTCGTTAG CTTTTGCTGTGACGCATTGGATGGTTGGCTTGCTCGGAAGTTCAATCAAG TGTCAACTTTTGGAGCTGTTTTGGATATGGTAACTGACAG GGTTAGCACTGCATGTCTACTGGCTGTTCTCTCACAATTGTATAG GCCAGGCTTGATTTTCCTGGCATTGCTTGGGTTGGACATTGCAAGTCATTGGCTGCAAATGTACAG TTCATTCTTATCTGGCAAAACTAGCCACAAGGATGTAAAGGACTCAACTAATTGGCTTTTCAAATTATACTATGGGAACCGCATGTTCATGGCCTTCTGCTGTGTTGGATCTGAG GTTCTTTACATTATCCTCTATGTTCTTGCTGATGAGAAATATGAAAGCTTGTTTGAG GTTTATGCATATGCTTTGGGACAAAAGTCACTTCTTTCTTTACTGTTCCTTTTAGCTTCCATTGGATGTGCAATTAAGCAAGTGGTGAACGTCATCCAG ATGAAGTCTGCTGCAGATGCTTGTGTGTATCATGATATGAAAAGAAGCACCTGA